A portion of the Segatella copri DSM 18205 genome contains these proteins:
- a CDS encoding Eco57I restriction-modification methylase domain-containing protein, with product MINYNPDVLSCLANLSNDEVFTPPEIANRMLDLLPKEIWSDSKVKFLDPFCKSGVFLREITKRLLDGLSEEIPDMQERLDHILHYQVYGMAITELTSLVSRRSLYCSKEASSEYSISRFDEAAGNIAFHEIPHTWNESTGKCIYCGASREVYERGEDKESHAYQFIHTDNPKELFNNMKFDVIIGNPPYQLNDGGGRDSAAIPLYDKFVQKAKQLAPHFLIMIIPARWYTGGRGLDDFRDNMISDTRLKVIHDYPETDDCFPGLNIRGGVCYFLWDSLYHGDCTIINHIKGKMIEMKRPLKEANIPLLIRYNQSISIMKKVLKFKEVSLGKYVSTSKPFGMRSNFSDFTSIQTEMHSVKLYRFGENGYVAKKIIVKNEKLIDRYKVLVSKASPGGDEYPHSIVSQPIVSEPNSVCTETYLVIKDVDSRIEAENLVSYIKTRFFRFMMSLVKNTQNISKASYTFVPLQDFSHPWTDEMLYRKYKLSSDEIAFIESMIRPME from the coding sequence ATGATCAATTATAATCCCGATGTGCTCAGTTGCCTTGCCAATCTGAGCAACGATGAGGTGTTCACGCCTCCTGAGATAGCCAACCGCATGCTCGATCTTTTGCCAAAGGAGATTTGGAGCGATAGTAAAGTGAAGTTTCTCGACCCGTTCTGCAAGAGCGGTGTGTTTCTTCGTGAGATAACCAAGCGGCTGCTGGATGGTCTCTCCGAAGAGATTCCCGATATGCAGGAGCGCCTTGACCATATCCTGCATTATCAGGTGTATGGCATGGCGATAACGGAGCTTACTTCTCTGGTGAGCCGCCGTTCGCTCTATTGCAGCAAGGAGGCCAGCAGCGAGTATAGCATCAGCCGCTTTGATGAGGCTGCCGGCAACATCGCCTTCCACGAGATTCCGCATACCTGGAATGAATCTACAGGCAAGTGTATCTATTGCGGCGCAAGCCGAGAAGTGTACGAGCGTGGCGAGGATAAGGAAAGCCATGCTTATCAGTTTATTCATACAGACAATCCAAAAGAACTATTCAACAATATGAAATTCGATGTAATTATTGGAAATCCGCCGTATCAGCTGAATGATGGTGGAGGAAGAGATTCTGCTGCTATACCATTATATGATAAGTTTGTACAAAAAGCAAAGCAGTTAGCACCTCATTTCTTGATAATGATTATTCCTGCTCGTTGGTATACCGGTGGAAGAGGTCTTGATGATTTTAGAGATAATATGATTTCTGATACTCGTTTGAAAGTAATTCATGATTATCCGGAAACTGATGATTGTTTTCCTGGCTTGAACATTAGAGGTGGAGTATGTTATTTCTTATGGGATTCTTTGTATCATGGAGATTGTACTATCATTAATCATATAAAAGGAAAAATGATTGAAATGAAACGTCCTTTGAAGGAAGCCAATATCCCGCTTCTTATTAGATACAATCAATCTATAAGTATAATGAAGAAAGTCTTAAAGTTTAAAGAGGTATCTTTAGGAAAGTATGTTAGTACTAGTAAGCCTTTTGGGATGCGTTCGAATTTTAGTGATTTTACTTCAATCCAAACTGAGATGCATTCAGTCAAGCTTTATAGATTTGGTGAAAATGGTTATGTTGCTAAGAAGATTATTGTAAAAAATGAAAAATTGATAGACCGTTACAAGGTCTTGGTTTCAAAGGCAAGTCCTGGCGGTGATGAATATCCTCATTCTATCGTGAGTCAGCCTATCGTTTCAGAACCAAACTCTGTTTGTACCGAAACGTATTTGGTAATAAAAGATGTGGATTCAAGAATAGAAGCAGAGAATTTGGTTTCTTATATCAAGACTAGATTCTTTAGATTTATGATGTCTTTGGTAAAGAACACCCAAAACATTTCAAAGGCGAGTTACACTTTCGTCCCCCTCCAAGACTTCTCTCATCCTTGGACCGACGAGATGCTCTATCGCAAGTACAAACTCTCATCTGATGAAATCGCTTTCATCGAGTCTATGATTCGTCCGATGGAATAA
- a CDS encoding DNA methyltransferase, translating to MINNQDFDNERQVVSRERVAEHGEVYTAKREVNAMLDLVKEETERIDSRFLEPACGNGNFLIEIQRRKLEVVECQYGKSRYDYELYAALAISSMYGVELLPDNVAACQKRLYEDFMERYQRVFHQECSAPYERCIQFLYAKNILCGDALTMETSSGKPIVFSEWGFVGGGKVKRRDFRLDDLLKNVEYDKPKPDEEGLLFADTGEPTFVHEPIKEYPLTHYLNLPDHDQL from the coding sequence ATGATAAATAATCAAGATTTTGATAATGAGAGACAGGTAGTTTCGCGTGAGCGAGTGGCGGAGCATGGAGAAGTTTATACTGCCAAGCGTGAGGTGAATGCTATGCTCGACCTGGTGAAGGAAGAGACGGAGCGTATCGACTCCCGATTCCTGGAACCGGCTTGCGGCAACGGCAATTTCCTCATCGAAATTCAGCGCCGTAAACTCGAGGTGGTGGAGTGCCAGTATGGTAAGAGCCGATACGACTACGAACTGTATGCTGCCCTCGCCATCAGTTCGATGTATGGCGTGGAGCTGCTGCCCGACAATGTAGCTGCCTGTCAGAAGAGACTCTATGAAGATTTCATGGAGCGCTATCAACGTGTGTTTCATCAGGAATGCAGTGCCCCTTATGAGCGTTGCATTCAGTTTCTTTATGCCAAAAACATTCTTTGTGGTGATGCCCTCACCATGGAAACGTCTTCCGGGAAACCTATTGTCTTCTCGGAATGGGGCTTCGTGGGCGGTGGCAAAGTGAAGCGTCGTGACTTCCGTCTTGATGATTTGCTCAAGAACGTGGAGTATGATAAGCCGAAACCAGACGAAGAGGGTTTGCTTTTTGCAGATACGGGCGAGCCAACCTTCGTGCATGAGCCTATCAAGGAATATCCGTTGACTCATTATCTTAATCTTCCCGACCATGATCAATTATAA
- a CDS encoding Fic family protein, with translation MDKQINELLEVLKEYQELGISEQIDYQKFYLYSIITHSTAIEGSTVTEIENQLLFDEGITAKGKPMVEQLMNLDLKRAYEQSIRWAREHKPFTVEMLKNLSALVMRNTGSHYSTLMGEFDSSKGDLRLVGVTAGAGGRSYMDYRKVPMKLEELCNHINQRREALIKSPNAIDAYLLSFDAHNILVTIHPWVDGNGRMSRLIMNHLQFEFGLVPAKIIKEDKAQYIEALNESREEEAMAPFQEFMLKEHTQNLRNEILEYRKSMEEDIAIADIKVQMEGENKMEKEKQEVVQKGGPENKEVVQKGGPETRNAILQLIASNGNITSREIANTLNINRSAILKHLKKMQEDHIIRREGSQKSGKWVVIS, from the coding sequence ATGGACAAGCAGATCAATGAACTCCTAGAGGTTCTGAAAGAATACCAGGAGCTGGGAATATCTGAGCAGATAGACTATCAGAAGTTCTATCTCTACTCTATCATCACCCACTCCACCGCCATCGAAGGCTCCACCGTAACCGAGATAGAGAACCAGCTTCTCTTCGACGAAGGCATCACGGCTAAAGGCAAACCGATGGTGGAACAACTCATGAACCTCGACCTGAAGAGAGCTTACGAACAATCCATCAGATGGGCAAGAGAACATAAGCCATTCACCGTGGAAATGCTCAAGAACCTCTCAGCCCTGGTAATGAGAAATACGGGCAGCCACTACAGCACCTTGATGGGCGAATTCGACTCATCAAAGGGAGACCTGCGCCTTGTTGGCGTTACGGCAGGAGCAGGCGGGCGCTCCTATATGGACTACCGCAAAGTTCCGATGAAACTGGAAGAACTCTGCAACCACATCAACCAGCGGAGAGAAGCGCTCATCAAAAGTCCCAACGCCATAGATGCCTACCTGCTAAGTTTCGATGCCCACAACATTCTCGTTACTATTCACCCATGGGTGGATGGCAACGGCAGAATGTCGCGCCTCATCATGAATCACCTACAGTTTGAATTCGGACTGGTACCTGCTAAAATCATCAAAGAAGATAAAGCGCAGTATATCGAAGCCCTCAATGAATCGAGAGAAGAAGAGGCAATGGCACCCTTCCAGGAATTCATGCTGAAAGAGCACACGCAAAACCTGAGAAACGAGATTCTTGAATACAGGAAATCTATGGAAGAAGATATTGCGATAGCTGATATCAAAGTGCAGATGGAAGGAGAAAACAAGATGGAAAAGGAGAAGCAGGAGGTGGTCCAGAAAGGTGGTCCAGAAAACAAGGAAGTGGTCCAGAAAGGTGGTCCAGAAACGAGAAATGCCATTTTGCAACTTATCGCCAGCAATGGGAATATCACTTCCCGAGAGATTGCTAACACTCTGAACATCAATAGAAGTGCCATCCTTAAGCATCTCAAGAAGATGCAGGAAGATCATATCATCCGCAGAGAAGGCTCGCAGAAATCAGGCAAATGGGTTGTCATATCATAA
- a CDS encoding DMT family protein, with product MNGLYTILLLVLSNIFMTLAWYGHLKLQQTGVSSNWPLIGVIAFSWAIAFFEYCCQVPANRIGFVDNGGPFNLVQLKVIQECVSLIVFAIIANILFQGQGLHWNHFAAFCCLIAAVYFVFMK from the coding sequence ATGAACGGATTGTATACTATATTATTATTGGTGCTAAGCAACATCTTCATGACGCTGGCTTGGTACGGACACCTCAAGTTGCAACAAACGGGCGTGAGCAGCAACTGGCCTCTTATCGGTGTCATCGCCTTCAGTTGGGCCATCGCCTTCTTCGAATATTGCTGTCAGGTACCAGCCAACCGCATCGGTTTCGTGGATAATGGCGGGCCATTTAATCTGGTCCAGCTCAAGGTGATACAGGAATGCGTATCGCTTATTGTCTTCGCCATCATCGCCAATATCCTCTTCCAGGGACAGGGATTGCACTGGAATCATTTCGCTGCCTTCTGCTGCCTGATTGCAGCCGTTTATTTCGTATTCATGAAATAG
- a CDS encoding MBL fold metallo-hydrolase, whose protein sequence is MLKFISFGSGSSGNCYYLYTDTDSILIDVGVGIRILKKHFHNYGLRFEDVHHVLITHDHADHVKSVGSLSTDYHLPVYTTRKVHQGIERNYCVRKKIEPNHARVIEKNVIFTLGEFKITPFGVPHDSTDNVGYFVECGGVNFCLITDVGHITEEMHDFIGRANYLVLEANHSVEMLQQGHYPQYLKDRILGDNGHLSNDDCGEALANYATPELHHVWLCHLSEENNHPELARKTVEQILRSKGIIAGKDFQLEVLKRKTPSEIYNLV, encoded by the coding sequence ATGCTGAAATTTATATCCTTTGGCAGTGGAAGTAGTGGCAATTGCTATTATCTTTACACTGATACGGATTCGATACTGATAGATGTAGGAGTAGGAATAAGAATATTGAAGAAGCATTTCCATAACTATGGACTTCGCTTCGAGGATGTGCATCACGTCCTCATCACCCATGACCACGCCGACCATGTAAAGTCGGTGGGGAGTCTGAGTACTGACTATCATCTACCAGTATATACGACCCGTAAAGTACATCAAGGCATCGAGCGCAACTATTGTGTTCGAAAGAAGATAGAGCCTAACCATGCTCGTGTGATAGAGAAGAACGTAATATTCACACTGGGCGAGTTTAAGATTACTCCGTTCGGCGTACCCCACGACAGTACCGACAATGTTGGCTATTTCGTGGAGTGCGGAGGTGTGAACTTCTGCCTCATCACCGATGTGGGGCATATTACCGAAGAGATGCACGACTTTATCGGCCGTGCCAACTATCTTGTGCTCGAGGCGAACCATAGTGTAGAGATGCTCCAGCAGGGTCATTATCCCCAGTATCTGAAGGATCGCATTCTGGGAGATAACGGTCATCTGAGCAACGACGATTGTGGCGAGGCGCTTGCCAATTATGCTACACCGGAGCTTCATCACGTCTGGCTCTGTCATCTCAGCGAAGAGAACAACCATCCTGAGCTGGCACGCAAAACCGTGGAGCAGATTTTGCGCAGCAAAGGCATCATAGCCGGCAAGGACTTCCAGCTGGAAGTATTGAAGCGCAAGACACCGAGCGAAATCTATAACCTGGTGTAG
- a CDS encoding BamA/TamA family outer membrane protein — translation MKHVPYCKFKIDILKKETISLLALPLLIASCSSSKMVPEGEYILNKVEVKSDSAGYNAGALKQYVRQKEKPKLFSLFKNPFSKKPVIYDTLQARLSCQDLLTAMQNQGFMHAGVSLYTTKKGKKLDATYLLHPGEPFVIGKVKYEVEDEHIQQLLHLDNPDNQQIKPGMRFTVETLDNERRRISSLLTNDGYFRFHKDFIQFSADTIAGQKDIALTLHLMKYKANSNAPEVDHPRYEIRNINYLSNDSDRIHLRHQVLLNATALREGRPYSAAALQRTYNNFARLQAVKYTNISFSEVPDSNQVTENVMERDSISRQMDCNIQISTNKPSTIAFQPEGTNTAGDLGAAASLTYTNRNLFRGSEQLSIELRGAYEAITGLEGYQDQNYTEYSVEGKLVFPRFLAPFLSRNFRRRQTANSELSASWNLQNRPEFHRRVFSTAWRYRWTEPRHHLAWRFDLLDLNYVYMPWISETFKRDYLDNAENRNAILRYNYEDLFIMKMGFGLSYSDGVDAVRVNVESSGNLLSGVSKAFGFKVNSQGQRTLFNIAYAQYAKFDVDYTHLMQFDKRNALALHAGIGVAYPYGNSTVLPFEKRYFSGGANSVRGWGVRELGPGKFKGTDGRIDFINQTGDVKLDLNAEYRTSLFWKFEGAAFIDAGNIWTLRNYEDQPGGQFKIDEFYKQIAVAYGLGLRLNFDYFILRLDMGMKAINPAYGTKEEHWAIIHPKLDRDFAFHFAVGLPF, via the coding sequence ATGAAGCATGTGCCTTATTGTAAATTTAAGATAGATATTTTGAAAAAAGAAACGATTTCATTACTTGCCTTGCCGCTGCTCATAGCATCTTGTTCTTCAAGCAAAATGGTGCCGGAAGGGGAGTATATATTAAATAAGGTGGAAGTGAAGAGCGACTCGGCAGGGTATAATGCCGGGGCGCTCAAGCAGTATGTGCGCCAGAAAGAGAAACCGAAACTCTTCTCGCTCTTCAAGAATCCTTTCAGCAAGAAGCCTGTCATCTACGATACTTTGCAGGCGCGGCTCTCCTGTCAGGATCTGCTTACCGCCATGCAGAACCAGGGCTTCATGCATGCCGGGGTGTCGCTCTATACCACCAAGAAAGGAAAGAAACTGGATGCTACCTATCTGTTGCATCCCGGAGAACCTTTTGTGATAGGTAAGGTGAAATATGAAGTGGAAGATGAACATATTCAGCAACTTCTGCATCTCGATAACCCCGATAATCAGCAGATTAAGCCGGGAATGAGATTTACGGTAGAAACATTGGATAATGAACGCAGGCGTATCTCCAGCCTTCTGACCAATGATGGCTATTTCCGCTTTCATAAAGATTTTATCCAGTTTTCTGCCGATACGATTGCGGGACAGAAGGATATCGCCCTGACGCTCCACCTGATGAAGTATAAGGCAAACAGTAATGCTCCTGAGGTTGATCATCCCCGATATGAAATCAGAAACATCAACTATCTGAGTAATGACAGCGACCGAATCCATCTGCGCCATCAGGTTTTGCTCAATGCCACTGCTCTCAGAGAAGGCCGTCCCTACAGCGCCGCTGCCTTGCAGCGCACCTATAACAACTTTGCCCGTCTGCAGGCGGTGAAGTATACCAACATCAGTTTCTCTGAAGTTCCTGACAGCAACCAGGTTACGGAGAACGTAATGGAGAGGGACAGCATCAGCCGGCAGATGGATTGTAATATCCAGATCAGTACTAACAAGCCTTCTACCATCGCCTTCCAGCCGGAAGGAACCAATACGGCGGGCGACTTGGGAGCTGCTGCTTCGCTCACTTATACCAACCGAAATCTCTTCAGAGGTAGTGAGCAGCTGAGCATCGAACTTCGTGGAGCTTACGAGGCCATTACCGGTCTGGAGGGGTATCAGGACCAGAACTATACTGAATATTCGGTTGAAGGCAAACTGGTTTTCCCTCGTTTCTTGGCGCCTTTCCTTTCAAGAAATTTCAGAAGAAGACAGACGGCAAACAGCGAGTTGTCGGCAAGTTGGAATCTTCAGAACCGTCCGGAGTTTCATCGCCGCGTATTCTCTACTGCCTGGCGTTATCGCTGGACAGAACCGCGTCATCACCTGGCTTGGCGTTTCGACCTGCTCGATCTCAACTATGTGTATATGCCATGGATATCCGAGACTTTCAAGAGAGACTATCTCGATAATGCAGAAAACAGAAATGCCATCCTCCGCTACAATTACGAAGACCTGTTTATCATGAAGATGGGTTTCGGTTTGAGTTATAGCGATGGGGTAGATGCTGTGCGAGTGAATGTAGAGAGTTCGGGCAATCTGCTGAGCGGTGTTTCCAAGGCTTTCGGTTTCAAGGTGAACAGCCAGGGGCAGCGTACATTATTTAATATAGCTTATGCCCAATATGCCAAGTTTGATGTAGATTATACCCATCTGATGCAGTTTGATAAGCGCAATGCTCTGGCGCTGCATGCGGGTATCGGTGTGGCTTATCCTTACGGCAACAGTACGGTGCTACCTTTCGAAAAGCGTTATTTCTCGGGTGGTGCCAACTCGGTAAGAGGTTGGGGCGTAAGAGAATTAGGTCCGGGCAAGTTTAAGGGAACTGACGGCAGAATAGATTTCATCAACCAGACGGGTGATGTGAAGCTCGACTTGAATGCCGAATACCGCACTTCGCTCTTCTGGAAGTTTGAGGGTGCAGCGTTTATCGATGCCGGTAATATCTGGACACTTCGCAATTATGAGGATCAGCCTGGCGGCCAGTTCAAGATAGATGAATTCTACAAACAGATAGCTGTAGCCTATGGCTTAGGTCTCAGGTTGAATTTCGATTACTTCATTCTCCGTTTGGATATGGGTATGAAGGCAATCAATCCAGCCTACGGAACGAAGGAAGAGCATTGGGCGATTATCCACCCGAAACTAGACCGCGATTTCGCCTTCCATTTCGCAGTAGGTCTGCCGTTCTAA
- a CDS encoding type II toxin-antitoxin system VapC family toxin: MKLFLDTNVLIDFILERPQFYNAAAMIVSYAFEKKVSICVSSLSLVTANFICIERCSMPIDVFRRKIDFLRNFMEVCSVDSSDIYHSYDLEWKDFEDGVQYYSAIRSGADYLVTRNAKDFEKSDIEVVSTDEACALL; this comes from the coding sequence ATGAAATTGTTTTTAGATACTAATGTCTTAATTGATTTTATATTAGAACGCCCTCAGTTTTACAATGCAGCAGCAATGATAGTATCTTATGCATTTGAGAAGAAGGTCTCTATTTGTGTATCATCTTTATCGTTAGTAACTGCTAATTTTATTTGTATAGAACGCTGTAGTATGCCGATAGATGTTTTTCGTAGAAAGATAGATTTTCTGCGTAATTTTATGGAAGTTTGTTCTGTTGATTCTTCTGATATTTATCATTCGTATGATTTGGAATGGAAAGATTTTGAGGATGGAGTACAATATTATTCTGCAATACGTTCGGGGGCTGATTATTTAGTAACCAGAAATGCTAAGGATTTCGAAAAGAGCGATATTGAGGTTGTTTCTACTGATGAAGCATGTGCCTTATTGTAA
- a CDS encoding RNA methyltransferase codes for MISKNKIKYIHSLELKKNRNKEGKFVAEGFKVVDDLLALQPADLIVATGEWLRGKHFGAETEVIEVTDEELKKVSFLQHPQQVLAVFKQATSGDYSINTSELSLALDGVQDPGNLGTIIRIADWFGITHIYCSQDTADVYNPKVVQATMGSIARVKVEYGDLLGLVESLPADVPVYGTLLDGDNIYQQKLENRGLIVMGNEGKGISPALAKKVNHKLLIPNFPEGRATADSLNVAIATAITCSEFRRNF; via the coding sequence ATGATTAGCAAGAATAAAATAAAGTACATACATTCGCTCGAACTGAAGAAGAACAGAAATAAAGAAGGAAAGTTCGTGGCAGAAGGTTTCAAGGTGGTAGACGATCTGCTCGCTCTGCAACCTGCCGACCTGATTGTGGCTACCGGCGAATGGCTCCGGGGCAAACACTTCGGGGCTGAAACCGAAGTGATAGAGGTTACTGATGAAGAACTGAAGAAGGTGAGTTTCCTGCAACATCCGCAGCAGGTGCTTGCCGTATTCAAACAGGCAACATCAGGAGATTACTCTATTAATACCAGCGAACTGAGTCTGGCGCTCGACGGCGTTCAGGACCCAGGCAACCTGGGCACCATCATCCGCATCGCCGACTGGTTTGGCATCACCCATATCTACTGCAGTCAGGATACTGCCGACGTATACAATCCGAAGGTGGTACAGGCTACGATGGGCAGCATAGCAAGAGTGAAGGTAGAATACGGCGACCTGCTGGGACTGGTAGAATCACTTCCTGCTGATGTTCCCGTTTACGGCACCCTGCTCGATGGCGACAACATCTATCAGCAAAAGCTCGAAAACCGTGGACTTATCGTGATGGGAAACGAAGGAAAAGGCATCTCGCCTGCTCTGGCAAAGAAGGTGAACCACAAGTTGCTCATCCCTAACTTTCCGGAAGGTAGAGCTACAGCCGACAGTCTGAATGTGGCTATCGCTACCGCCATTACCTGCTCTGAATTCAGAAGAAACTTTTAA
- a CDS encoding DUF975 family protein, which produces MRASYDTITSDFRSLVKQTWTTHVPFAVLLAIVLYFLLPNKPLHDWGAVNPMASFILQTIIYGATIVMAIVSFWHLLPRKQLCPKGEKRKIGKSLLSILRHFGGFFLTSFLGMIIVGIATFIAALPSIILIIAQFFSQLGALDGDPLGVPGYFTPLLFLVFTITFLLIIYALSWLGISLAYQFGSYKVQDEEKQRMKESQKMATTEIEKY; this is translated from the coding sequence ATGAGAGCATCATACGATACCATAACAAGTGACTTCAGATCACTCGTAAAACAGACATGGACTACCCATGTTCCATTTGCAGTATTGCTGGCTATCGTACTCTATTTCCTCCTCCCCAACAAACCGCTTCACGATTGGGGAGCCGTAAATCCGATGGCTTCGTTCATTCTGCAAACCATCATTTACGGAGCCACTATCGTAATGGCTATCGTATCATTCTGGCATCTTCTGCCAAGAAAGCAACTGTGTCCTAAGGGCGAAAAGCGCAAGATAGGAAAATCCCTCCTCAGCATTCTCCGCCACTTCGGAGGTTTCTTTCTGACCAGTTTTCTCGGCATGATTATCGTAGGCATCGCTACCTTTATCGCAGCCCTGCCTTCCATCATCCTCATCATCGCACAGTTCTTTTCACAGCTCGGTGCACTTGATGGCGACCCGCTCGGTGTGCCGGGTTATTTCACCCCACTCCTCTTCCTGGTGTTCACCATCACCTTCCTGCTCATCATCTACGCCCTGAGCTGGCTCGGCATTTCACTTGCCTATCAATTCGGCTCTTACAAGGTGCAAGACGAAGAGAAACAGAGAATGAAGGAAAGCCAGAAAATGGCAACTACAGAGATAGAAAAATATTAA
- the hisB gene encoding bifunctional histidinol-phosphatase/imidazoleglycerol-phosphate dehydratase HisB, whose translation MKQTRLLFIDRDGTLIQEPEDEQIDSFEKLVFTKGVFRNLAFIAQHTDYELVMVSNQDGLGTDSFPEDTFWPVHNFIIQTLESEGIHFAKQHIDRHFPEDNSPMRKPGTGMLTEYIDNPAYDMANSYVIGDRETDAQLAENLGCKSLILGKDGMDWDKIAEILFAGDRIAEVKRTTKETDIYIKVNLDGSGKCDISTGLGFFDHMLEQIGKHGMMDLTIHTKGDLYVDEHHTIEDTGIALGECLLQALGDKRGIERYGYSLPMDDCLCQVALDFGGRPWLIWDAEFHREKVGEMPTEMFKHFFKSLSDAAKMNLNIKAEGENEHHKIEGIFKALARSLKMAVKRDIYHFELPSSKGML comes from the coding sequence ATGAAACAGACAAGATTACTCTTCATCGACCGCGATGGAACTTTGATTCAGGAACCAGAGGACGAACAGATTGACAGCTTCGAGAAGCTGGTATTCACCAAGGGCGTGTTCCGCAATCTCGCCTTCATTGCCCAGCACACCGACTACGAGCTGGTGATGGTGAGCAACCAGGACGGACTGGGTACCGACTCCTTCCCGGAGGATACCTTCTGGCCAGTACACAACTTCATCATCCAGACCCTGGAGAGCGAAGGCATCCACTTTGCCAAGCAGCACATCGACCGCCACTTCCCTGAAGATAACTCACCAATGCGCAAGCCAGGAACAGGCATGCTGACCGAATACATCGATAACCCTGCCTACGATATGGCAAACAGTTATGTAATCGGCGACCGTGAAACCGATGCCCAGCTTGCAGAAAACCTGGGTTGCAAGAGTCTGATTCTCGGAAAAGACGGCATGGACTGGGATAAGATAGCCGAGATTCTCTTTGCCGGCGACCGCATCGCAGAGGTGAAGCGCACCACCAAGGAAACGGATATCTACATCAAGGTAAATCTCGATGGTTCAGGCAAATGCGACATTTCTACCGGTCTTGGTTTCTTCGACCACATGCTGGAACAGATAGGCAAGCACGGTATGATGGACCTCACCATCCATACCAAGGGCGACCTCTATGTGGATGAGCATCATACCATTGAGGATACGGGTATTGCACTGGGCGAATGCCTGCTGCAGGCTTTAGGTGACAAGCGCGGAATAGAAAGATACGGCTACAGTCTGCCGATGGACGACTGTCTCTGTCAGGTAGCTTTGGATTTCGGTGGCCGTCCATGGCTGATTTGGGATGCCGAGTTCCACAGAGAGAAGGTGGGTGAAATGCCAACCGAGATGTTCAAGCATTTCTTCAAGAGTCTGAGTGATGCGGCAAAAATGAACCTCAACATCAAGGCTGAGGGCGAGAACGAGCATCATAAGATAGAAGGCATCTTCAAGGCACTTGCCCGTTCGCTGAAAATGGCGGTAAAGAGAGACATCTACCACTTCGAGCTTCCTAGCTCTAAGGGAATGCTGTAA
- a CDS encoding porin, with amino-acid sequence MKKKPYLLMALTMVSMGMNAQNSGNSSLEKGIEEFTKTMTIGGTIRSKYEYQTEEGEGRFEVRTARINVIGNVTPQVSYKAEIDLCDEGKIKMLDAYTRIKPWKTLQLTIGQERVPFTIDAHRSPHQQYFANRSFIAKQVGNVRDVGAEIGYTWNVGFPIVVNAGIFNGSGLTNQKDYWTKGVNYSAKAQFLFPNVNLVLSTQKIKPSDVTVTMYDGGITFHKGGFIAEAEYLYKHYSKNAFHDVHAFDVFVCYDIPVANPKSLIRKVSPLARYDFMSDHSDGTRYGGSDTELGALKINDYKRHRVTGGVTLSLAKPFISDIRINYEKYFYRKGGIAKVSEKDKIVVEFMTMF; translated from the coding sequence ATGAAGAAGAAACCGTATTTGTTGATGGCACTCACGATGGTGTCGATGGGAATGAATGCCCAGAATTCTGGAAACAGCTCTTTGGAGAAGGGCATTGAGGAATTCACCAAGACCATGACCATTGGTGGAACCATCCGCTCTAAGTATGAGTACCAGACCGAAGAGGGGGAGGGACGATTCGAGGTGCGTACAGCCCGCATCAACGTGATTGGCAATGTAACACCTCAGGTAAGCTATAAGGCGGAAATCGACCTCTGCGACGAGGGTAAGATCAAGATGCTCGATGCCTATACCCGCATCAAACCTTGGAAGACCCTGCAGCTTACCATTGGTCAGGAACGCGTGCCATTTACTATTGATGCTCACCGTTCTCCTCATCAGCAGTACTTCGCCAACCGCTCGTTCATCGCCAAGCAGGTGGGCAACGTGCGCGACGTGGGTGCCGAAATCGGATACACCTGGAATGTTGGTTTCCCAATCGTGGTGAATGCCGGTATCTTCAATGGTTCGGGCTTGACCAACCAGAAGGATTACTGGACCAAGGGCGTCAACTATTCAGCCAAGGCACAGTTCCTCTTTCCGAATGTGAACCTGGTGTTGAGTACCCAGAAGATCAAGCCATCTGATGTTACGGTAACGATGTATGATGGCGGTATCACCTTCCACAAGGGCGGTTTCATTGCTGAGGCTGAGTATCTTTACAAGCATTACAGTAAGAATGCTTTCCACGATGTTCATGCATTCGATGTTTTCGTATGCTATGACATTCCGGTGGCTAATCCTAAGAGTCTCATCAGGAAGGTTTCTCCTTTGGCAAGATATGATTTCATGAGCGACCACAGTGATGGTACAAGATATGGCGGTTCTGATACGGAACTGGGGGCATTGAAGATCAATGATTATAAGCGCCATCGTGTTACGGGCGGTGTAACCTTGAGCCTTGCCAAGCCATTCATCTCAGATATCCGTATCAACTACGAGAAATATTTCTATCGTAAAGGTGGTATAGCTAAAGTTTCAGAAAAAGATAAGATTGTTGTGGAGTTCATGACAATGTTCTAA